Proteins encoded together in one Benincasa hispida cultivar B227 chromosome 1, ASM972705v1, whole genome shotgun sequence window:
- the LOC120091012 gene encoding homeobox-leucine zipper protein GLABRA 2-like — protein sequence MGADMSNNNNNTNRLAFTKDFFSSPALSLTLAGIFRRGEVTEKGDVEMEEVDDGARRDDTTAELSSENSGPMRSRSDDEGLDGGGGENEDGVDHGCHVKRRKKYHRHTTEQIREMEALFKESPHPDEKQRQQLSKRLGLSPRQVKFWFQNRRTQIKAIQERHENTLLKAEMEKLREENKAMREISKKKVGCANCGISDAGEDHVALTTTEQLRIKNAKLKAEVEKLRAALGKYPQAAASPSYSSGNEPETTNRSCLDFYTGIFGLEKSRIMEKVHQALEELKTMAAAGDPLWVRSVETGRQILNYDEYLKTFHHNNNNSNTRWLKTHIEASRETALVFMEPSRLVQSFMDENKWKEMFPFMISKAATVDVICNGEAANWNNGAVQLMFAEVQMLTPLVPTREMYFIRHCKQLDIEQWAIVDVSIENIEDNNIDASLVKYKKRPSGCIIKDESNGHCKVTMVEHLECEKSKVHNLYRSIVNNGTAFGARHWMATLQLQCERLAFFMATNIPMKDSTGVATLAGRKSTLKLAQRMSCSFSQVVAASSYQTWTKVVGKTGEDIRVCSRKNVSDPGEPIGVILCAVSSLWLPLSPHLLFDFFRDESRRNQWDAMFGGDKAKSIANLAKGQDRGNSVTIQTIGSKESNNMWILQDSSTNLSESMVVYSGVDVTSMQSVMSGCDSGSVTILPSGFSILPDGANARPPLLITRCKDDRTSDAHGGVLLTAAIQILTDTSPSAKPTMESIEYVKSIICCTLKNIRTSMCCEDD from the exons ATGGGTGCCGACATGtcgaacaacaacaataatactAATCGCCTTGCTTTCACCAAAGATTTCTTCTCCTCTCCGGCTCTTTCTCTTACCCTT GCGGGGATTTTCCGTCGGGGAGAGGTGACGGAGAAGGGGGATGTTGAGATGGAGGAGGTGGACGATGGAGCACGGAGAGATGATACGACAGCGGAACTTAGTAGCGAGAATTCGGGACCGATGAGGTCGAGATCGGACGACGAGGGTCTTGACGGCGGGGGAGGGGAGAATGAAGATGGGGTGGATCATGGGTGTCATgtaaagagaaggaagaaataTCATCGGCATACAACGGAGCAGATCAGAGAAATGGAGGC GCTGTTTAAAGAATCACCACATCCAGATGAGAAGCAAAGGCAGCAGCTAAGCAAGCGATTAGGACTTTCACCAAGGCAGGTCAAATTTTGGTTCCAAAATCGTCGAACCCAAATCAAA GCTATTCAAGAGAGGCATGAAAACACATTGTTAAAAGCTGAAATGGAGAAACTTCGAGAAGAAAATAAAGCCATGAGAGAAATTTCTAAGAAGAAAGTTGGCTGTGCAAACTGTGGAATTTCCGACGCTGGGGAAGACCATGTCGCTTTGACAACCACGGAGCAATTGCGTATTAAGAATGCCAAGCTCAAAGCCGAG GTTGAGAAACTACGAGCTGCACTAGGAAAATACCCACAAGCAGCAGCGTCTCCATCGTACTCATCAGGGAACGAGCCAGAGACGACGAACCGAAGCTGCTTAGATTTTTACACAGGAATTTTCGGGCTTGAAAAATCAAGAATCATGGAGAAAGTTCATCAAGCTCTTGAAGAGCTCAAAACAATGGCTGCCGCCGGCGACCCACTTTGGGTCCGTAGCGTGGAGACCGGAAGACAGATTTTAAACTACGATGAGTACTTGAAAACCTTTCATCACAACAATAATAATTCTAACACTCGTTGGCTCAAAACACACATTGAGGCCTCTCGTGAGACCGCTCTTGTCTTCATGGAGCCCTCTAGGTTGGTTCAAAGCTTCATGGATGAG AATAAATGGAAGGAGATGTTTCCTTTCATGATATCGAAGGCAGCTACAGTTGATGTTATTTGTAATGGAGAGGCTGCCAATTGGAATAATGGAGCAGTGCAATTG ATGTTTGCAGAGGTGCAAATGCTTACACCATTAGTACCCACGAGAGAAATGTATTTCATCCGCCATTGCAAGCAGCTCGACATTGAACAATGGGCTATTGTCGATGTTTCGATCGAAAACATTGAAGATAACAATATTGATGCATCGTTGGTGAAATATAAGAAACGTCCATCTGGTTGCATCATTAAGGATGAATCTAATGGCCATTGCAAG GTAACAATGGTGGAGCATTTGGAATGTGAAAAAAGCAAAGTTCACAACTTGTACAGAAGCATAGTGAACAATGGCACTGCCTTTGGGGCAAGACATTGGATGGCAACTCTCCAACTCCAATGTGAACGCCTTGCTTTCTTCATGGCAACCAACATCCCCATGAAAGACTCAACTG GAGTTGCAACACTAGCTGGAAGAAAAAGCACATTAAAGTTGGCACAGAGAATGAGTTGCAGCTTCTCCCAAGTAGTTGCAGCTTCAAGTTATCAAACATGGACCAAAGTTGTGGGAAAAACTGGAGAAGATATTAGGGTTTGTTCAAGGAAGAATGTTAGTGACCCTGGTGAACCCATTGGAGTTATTTTATGTGCAGTTTCTTCTCTCTGGTTGCCTCTTTCTCCCCATCTTCTCTTCGATTTCTTCAGAGATGAATCTCGTCGAAATCAA TGGGACGCTATGTTTGGTGGAGATAAAGCTAAGTCCATTGCAAATTTAGCTAAAGGACAGGATCGAGGCAACTCAGTTACCATTCAA ACAATAGGATCAAAAGAGAGCAACAACATGTGGATCCTACAAGACAGCTCCACAAACTTATCGGAATCCATGGTGGTCTACTCCGGAGTAGACGTTACCAGCATGCAGTCAGTGATGTCAGGTTGTGATTCCGGCAGCGTTACCATCCTCCCTTCAGGCTTTTCAATTCTCCCCGACGGCGCCAACGCCAGGCCGCCCCTCCTCATCACTCGTTGTAAAGACGACAGAACTTCCGACGCTCATGGTGGTGTTCTACTGACCGCCGCCATCCAAATCCTTACCGACACCTCTCCCTCTGCAAAACCCACCATGGAATCCATCGAGTACGTTAAAAGCATCATTTGTTGTAcgttaaaaaatattagaacCAGCATGTGCTGTGAGGATGATTGA